The genomic window ACAGCTTCTATCCAGTTAATAGAGCGATTGGGGTTCAGAAAGGAAGCTCACTTTAAGGAGAGCTATTATTTGCGTGGGGATTGGGTAGATGATATAATTTATGCGCAGCTTAAGACCGAATGGGGTAATAATGATAAATATAGCAAAGAAGAGATAATGATAGACCCCCAAATTATTACCTTGCAATTTAATGAATGTATCAGTAGGGCTGACATTAACGCACTATCCAGTTTAATGACTGAAAATCATGTTTTTATCGATATGGCAAACAATCGAATTGTAGGAAAATCTGATAATATAGTTAAGGCATGGAAGCCGTTTTTTAGACTTTATCCGGGATATCGAAACATTTTCGAGAGCGTAACAGTAAATGGTTCTATGGTTATTATGCAGGGATATTCCATTTGTTCAGATCAGGTTCTAAATAATGTTCATGCTATTTGGGTTGCAGAAATAAAGGAAAATAAGGTTAATCTATGGCATATCCATCCGGACACGAAAGAGAATAGAAATAAGTTTGGTATATAAACATGAAACAATGAGTATTGGAGAATATAAATGAATATAGGTTACAAGGTTGGTGAGTTGATTTATGATGCAAATATATATGATGGATTAAATACCTTTCTATCTGATTTGCAATTCTACAAAAAGTGGCTACCGAAAAATAAGGAGGCTGAAATACTTGAACTGTGCTGTGGTACAGGCAGACTTACGATCCCCATTGCCAAAGATGGATACAGCATTTGCGGAGTAGATTACACACCCTCAATGCTCGAACAAGCAAAGATGAAGGCTATCGAAGCAGAATTAGTGATTGATTTCATAGAAGCAGATATTAGAATGCTCGACTTGCAAGAAAAATTCGACCTAATCTTTATTCCATTTAATTCAATCCACCATTTATACAGAAACGAAGATTTATTCAATGCGTTAGGGTGCGTTAGAAATCATCTCAAAGCAGGAGGCTTATTTCTGTTAGATTGCTTTAATCCCAACATCCAGTATATTGTCGAGAGCGAAAAAGTGCAGGCAGTAATTGCCGAATATACAACGGATGATGGACGGGATGTGTTGATAAAACAAACAATGCGTTATGAGAGTACAACCCAAATCAATCGCATAGAATGGCACTATTTTATCAATGGCGAGTTTCATTCAATCCAGAATTTGGACATGAGGATGTTTTTCCCTCAAGAATTGGATTCATATCTGGAACGGGCTGGATTTGATATTATTCACAAGTTTGGAAGTTTTGAAGAAGAAGCATTTAACGATAATTCGGAAAAACAGATATATGTTTTAACCCTTAATGATAATAAGGTATTATACGAAAAGATACAAAACCAAAGATGAAAATGGACTTTAAAATCAGAATAGCGCAACAATCTGATAGTGCTGAACTGAGAGATTTATATAAGAATACCGTGCTTGTAGTAA from Parabacteroides distasonis ATCC 8503 includes these protein-coding regions:
- a CDS encoding GNAT family N-acetyltransferase translates to MKYPIKTERLIIRLAEPEDAESIFSYRSDFAENKYQGWFPDSVEEVRDYISNMPATMDIANICFQFTIILADENRLIGDMGISFTNHNNMQAELGCTLHKDYQKKGYATEALKAMVDYLFGTLDKHRIIASVDPRNTASIQLIERLGFRKEAHFKESYYLRGDWVDDIIYAQLKTEWGNNDKYSKEEIMIDPQIITLQFNECISRADINALSSLMTENHVFIDMANNRIVGKSDNIVKAWKPFFRLYPGYRNIFESVTVNGSMVIMQGYSICSDQVLNNVHAIWVAEIKENKVNLWHIHPDTKENRNKFGI
- a CDS encoding class I SAM-dependent methyltransferase; its protein translation is MNIGYKVGELIYDANIYDGLNTFLSDLQFYKKWLPKNKEAEILELCCGTGRLTIPIAKDGYSICGVDYTPSMLEQAKMKAIEAELVIDFIEADIRMLDLQEKFDLIFIPFNSIHHLYRNEDLFNALGCVRNHLKAGGLFLLDCFNPNIQYIVESEKVQAVIAEYTTDDGRDVLIKQTMRYESTTQINRIEWHYFINGEFHSIQNLDMRMFFPQELDSYLERAGFDIIHKFGSFEEEAFNDNSEKQIYVLTLNDNKVLYEKIQNQR